The Saccharopolyspora gloriosae genome window below encodes:
- a CDS encoding DUF397 domain-containing protein translates to MGFRASTYSGPQGNCVEVGWRKSTFSNGAQNCVEVGGSPEVVGVRDTKDRDGGMLVFERQAWHRFTRSLRG, encoded by the coding sequence GTGGGGTTCCGCGCATCCACCTACAGCGGCCCGCAGGGCAACTGTGTGGAGGTCGGCTGGCGGAAGTCCACCTTCAGCAACGGAGCCCAGAACTGCGTCGAGGTCGGCGGTTCTCCCGAGGTCGTCGGCGTGCGGGACACCAAAGATCGGGACGGCGGGATGTTGGTGTTCGAGCGCCAGGCGTGGCACCGGTTCACCCGGTCACTGCGAGGCTGA
- a CDS encoding helix-turn-helix domain-containing protein has protein sequence MMISPTVRGRVLAKRLYQLREQAGYTQTAAAAGLDWKQSKVSRIEAREQKVSVADAHALAAFYDVTKTERDLLVTLARDSKKQGWWQSYGDVMPTWFDTYVGMEAEASSLMTYESEFIPGLLQTADYARATTKATVLDADVEEIDRQVELRLQRQQRLRGSDALTLWAIISEAALRRPVGGQAVLHEQLIHLVALAEQPNITVQVMPFAAAGHPALGPFVLLSYPEEWHPDVVYLETQAGAQWVEEPVQVRKFCVVTEHLRAHAMDPSDSVRALRERVGDLGRDVQSVASVEQKRRTR, from the coding sequence ATGATGATCAGCCCAACTGTGCGCGGCCGAGTGCTGGCGAAAAGGCTCTACCAACTTCGCGAACAAGCCGGGTACACACAGACGGCAGCGGCGGCTGGGCTGGATTGGAAGCAATCGAAGGTCAGCCGCATTGAGGCGCGCGAACAGAAGGTCAGCGTGGCCGATGCACATGCCCTTGCAGCCTTCTACGACGTCACGAAAACGGAGCGAGATCTTTTGGTCACCCTCGCCCGTGACTCGAAGAAGCAGGGCTGGTGGCAGTCGTACGGCGATGTCATGCCTACGTGGTTCGACACCTATGTAGGCATGGAAGCCGAGGCATCGTCACTGATGACCTACGAGTCCGAGTTCATCCCGGGCCTGTTGCAAACCGCGGACTATGCCCGTGCCACCACTAAAGCGACCGTGCTCGATGCCGACGTTGAGGAGATCGATCGGCAAGTTGAACTTCGTCTGCAGCGACAGCAGCGGCTGCGTGGGTCGGACGCTCTCACCTTGTGGGCGATCATCAGCGAGGCGGCGCTGCGACGACCGGTGGGCGGCCAGGCTGTTTTGCACGAGCAGCTCATTCACCTCGTTGCTCTCGCCGAACAGCCGAACATCACCGTGCAAGTGATGCCCTTCGCGGCGGCAGGCCACCCTGCGCTCGGCCCTTTCGTTCTCCTCAGTTACCCGGAAGAGTGGCATCCAGACGTGGTGTACCTGGAAACCCAGGCTGGCGCTCAATGGGTTGAGGAACCCGTGCAGGTTCGCAAGTTCTGCGTGGTGACCGAACACCTGCGAGCGCACGCCATGGATCCGAGCGATTCGGTGCGCGCCTTGCGCGAGCGGGTAGGAGATCTTGGTCGGGATGTTCAGTCAGTGGCGAGTGTCGAGCAGAAGCGCAGGACAAGGTAA
- a CDS encoding PPE domain-containing protein: MVGVALVAPSDSGNIDEIMQKVGFNHPEKYKQITEGAGPEEMTRAADDLKGAISERFGAALELLETANRDANVAWQGQAAEQFGNSTKPMTSFLTNAQSTSQSAGGSIERQVDGFLTVRNSMPEPKKVDATDSLIEKGGAWLVGGETDLQQQEREATEAAEAAKQTYSTYDNTIRPEIQNPPRFDPPPGQSGDQGQSSFDRSGAINSPMGVGSGGSPGAGGSGGGIGGVGGGSGFGPGGSSFPDTPSGSGSSWAPGTSPSTMPAPASLPSAGGGAGAGAGAGGAGLGMMPGGMGAGGAGAGAGGSAGAGGMGAGGRAGAGAGAANQPGAGGRSGIGTPGGGMAGAGGAGAKGAGAGGRGGMGMGGGMGAGRGGQGGEDDEHEHPSWLEEQDDVWLNDMPRTAPPVFGE, encoded by the coding sequence GCAACATCGACGAGATCATGCAAAAGGTGGGGTTCAACCACCCGGAGAAGTACAAGCAGATCACCGAGGGCGCCGGGCCCGAAGAGATGACCCGTGCCGCCGACGACCTGAAGGGGGCGATCAGCGAGCGCTTCGGAGCCGCACTGGAACTACTCGAAACGGCGAACCGAGACGCGAACGTCGCTTGGCAGGGCCAAGCCGCTGAGCAGTTCGGGAACTCGACCAAACCAATGACGAGCTTCCTCACGAACGCTCAATCGACGTCGCAATCCGCCGGTGGTTCGATCGAGCGGCAGGTCGACGGGTTCCTCACGGTCCGGAACTCGATGCCGGAACCGAAGAAGGTCGACGCGACGGACAGCCTCATTGAAAAGGGCGGCGCCTGGCTCGTCGGCGGTGAAACGGACCTGCAGCAGCAGGAACGCGAGGCCACCGAGGCGGCCGAGGCCGCGAAGCAGACGTACTCGACCTACGACAACACGATCCGTCCCGAGATCCAGAACCCGCCGCGGTTCGACCCGCCGCCGGGGCAGAGCGGCGACCAGGGGCAGAGCTCCTTCGATCGCAGTGGGGCGATCAACTCGCCGATGGGCGTCGGATCAGGCGGTAGTCCTGGTGCTGGCGGTAGCGGCGGTGGGATCGGTGGCGTCGGTGGTGGTTCAGGGTTCGGGCCTGGTGGTTCGAGCTTCCCGGACACGCCTTCTGGCAGCGGTTCGTCGTGGGCTCCTGGGACCAGCCCCTCGACGATGCCGGCTCCGGCGTCGCTCCCCAGTGCCGGTGGTGGCGCCGGTGCGGGTGCCGGGGCCGGTGGTGCCGGGCTCGGGATGATGCCGGGCGGCATGGGCGCCGGTGGAGCCGGTGCGGGCGCGGGTGGTAGCGCCGGTGCGGGCGGCATGGGCGCTGGCGGTCGTGCTGGTGCCGGGGCCGGTGCCGCGAACCAGCCTGGTGCGGGTGGCCGTTCGGGCATCGGCACGCCGGGTGGCGGCATGGCCGGTGCCGGTGGTGCCGGCGCGAAGGGCGCCGGGGCCGGTGGTCGTGGCGGCATGGGCATGGGCGGCGGCATGGGTGCCGGTCGCGGTGGCCAGGGCGGCGAGGACGACGAGCACGAGCACCCGAGCTGGCTCGAGGAGCAGGACGACGTCTGGCTCAACGACATGCCGCGCACCGCTCCCCCGGTCTTCGGGGAGTGA
- a CDS encoding zinc finger protein: MLANGAKVGLWQPVGGGRHAFDLVARSSEPGELVKALCGVVVSTDELQRIADELAWIQEATCMDCWRVLANRPR; this comes from the coding sequence ATGTTGGCGAACGGGGCGAAGGTGGGGCTGTGGCAGCCGGTGGGTGGTGGTCGGCACGCCTTCGACCTGGTCGCGCGCAGCTCCGAACCGGGTGAGCTCGTGAAGGCGCTGTGCGGCGTAGTGGTGAGCACCGACGAACTGCAGCGCATCGCCGACGAGCTCGCGTGGATCCAGGAAGCGACCTGCATGGACTGCTGGCGCGTGCTCGCGAACCGTCCGCGCTGA